DNA sequence from the Siniperca chuatsi isolate FFG_IHB_CAS linkage group LG3, ASM2008510v1, whole genome shotgun sequence genome:
TAAGTCTGTTGCTTTTCTTCTTGGAGTACATATGCCTTTGCATCTACACTTATTTTGTAAAGCTCATTACAGACTTTGGTTTGAGGCACTGCTGCAGTGAAGAGCTGCTACACAAAGAATCTTATGCAAAGGTGTAGTTATCTCAGAATTGGCAACACTGCAATCCTCAGAGAGAATAGGGCAGGGAAGGGAAGGTGGCAGAGTTACTGAAGGATCTAGCAGGAAGGTTAGCGGCATATAAGAAGAGGATTTATATAATGGACAGAAGACAGGTAGGCAAAGTGACAGATGACTCACAGTTGGTGGTTGAATGGGAGGAACAGGACAGCAAAGTAAGGACAGACACAAATATAGAAGATTCAGAGTGGAAAGGGAAGAGGGAAAAGCTGGACAGTAAAGTAAATAATGCcctgaataaaacaaataacattttggtGTGAAGTACAAAAAAAGCCATACTTACAAAGTGCTTATAGGGGTCATTTCCATTACTATGCGATGAGCCATTTGTGCCATTTTTGTTTGGATTCTTCATGATGTCCTCCATTTCCTGTACATTATGAACAGCCACAGACACCATATCctgcagaaaatacattaagaaaAAAGTTGAAAGAAAGTTTGATGGTTGATATTTTCAACCATTAAAACACACTAATTTTGTAGTAGGAAACGCTAACATGTTACCTGAGTGTGCTGCAGGTAACATTGAACATTCTTGACCAGCTGCCTCACAGCCTTCTCCAGACTCCTGAACAGCTTCTCCTCTCTGTCAAATACTTCATCTCTCACCTACAGACAGAAGAGTTTAAATATGTTGCCTACATGCCAGCAAAATGCCAGTTATGCCTTTATTATGCCTTACTCTAAATGTTGAGTTTCTGCACCTGCAAAGACCACTAACAACTGCATAAAAGCAGAAATTTGTATATCAAATTGACATTACCTTTTGGCCAGaaaactttatttcatttaaagtgTCGAGTCCACAAGCCTCaaaacttttctttcatttttatttcattttttattacagTTATAGTAAGTGTGgaattttgtgtgattttaccTGTGGTTCAACTCCAGTGAGGATCTTGAGATAGCCAGCAAACCTGTCACCTTTCTTCCGGATAGAGTGGATGTTGAACTTGTGTAGTTTGCCCCTCAATGTGCCTTCATCTTCCAACCTCTTATACTTCATAACTGAGAATGAACAGGACAGCATAGGAGCTAATTTACAATAAGCCTGCTTTGTGCTCACAGGTagcaaaatcacaaatttgatAAATAGACATCAATGATAAAATACCCATGTAAATGTCAGCGTAAATTAAATCTCACCTATATCCTTGCGTCTCTTGAACTCATTGATGTTAACATTGATGATCTTGGCAGCAGTGAATGCCTCCTGCAGTGGCCGATAGTCAGGGTGGTCTTCAGGTGTGGCCTGCCACAGCTCCCCAAGCAGCAACGGGTACTTCATGATCCTCTGGACCGGTTTGATGAGCAGCGAACCCATATTCAGTAAGTTGGGTTTCCCTCTGTGCAAATAAGTAATTATATAGTAAACAATGATCAACTTGAACTGTTATGACCTTCAGATCACATATTCTGAAAGGAAACTATGcatgacaacaaaaacataaccaAAACTTCATTCAGTATAGTTCAAATGCCAATATCGATTTTTCATTAAAGGGTACTTACTCTTGGTCATAGATTTTCCTGTAAttagaaacacaaagaaacacaatcaCCACAAAAATTATACACAATAACTTATAACGTTTAGAATATCAGGGAAGTTATAAGTTataaataattagaaaaaaatatttggagGACGTGATGACTTACTTTAGAGCTAATACACATGTGGcgaaatgttgttttatttcttcctctttctcataGGATTTGAGTGACATGTTGGCATCGTCATGATGGTAACAGTAAATCTTATATACATCTTCTAAAGCTGCCTTCGCCTGGATGAATACTTCTCCTTCAGATAAAAATGGGACATGAGATCCTTTGTCTAATATTAACCAGAGCAGTAAAagtcaacaaacaacaacaaataaaatcacacaatcAGGCAAGAGTCATTATGGCAATACCTATGACAACTGCTTCTAGATCAGGGTCAGCCATGGCCTCATGCAGTCTGTGAAGGAGTGCTGCAGATACCTCACACAGTGTCTCCATGTTGGTGAACAACCTGTCTACATCCACAACCTAACAGAGGATGAGGAAACTATACTATAAAGTTATGGATTTCACATCTTGAatgcaaatgaaacaatcaaaatctgcttcttcttttttcaatAAACCAGAatctttatttactgtataaataAGATGTAATTTATATTCATTCACCTGTTTGAATATTCCAATATTGATTCCTGATTATTTGTTGTAAAAAGTATCCAAAGTTTAAACTGATTCTCGCAATCTTAGTGTCTGAATCAGGGTTACTGTCATGGTAAATGGTAGAAATAAGGTCAGGTAAGACTTAGGTTAAGGTCAGGGTTAGGCTTATAATGTAAAGATGTACCAAATAGGCAAGTGACACTGTTGACTGTGGATCCTGAAAAGCATTTACCTGCAAATTTCGTAGAGGCTGGACCACCTCTCTGATACACAATTCCAGGTCTGTGAGGTAATCCTTTTCAGTCTGCACAAGCTCCTGAATGACCTTTGCCCTGCGGTTCATCTTTCTCAAACGGACCTCCTCTGGGTCCAGTGCTGGAGAGGGGGGAGTGGACAGGTCATGTGGTGTCATTTTCTCTGAGAAAAGATGACATTatgaaattattataaaataaacataagctcaggtgtattttttcccctgctTACTTTTAGATGGCTATTCACATTCTCATGTACTGTAGCAATCACAGCATCTGGCCTAATGAGTCATACAGGATACAAGGACATAGAAAACTGATGATGATGCAAGTGCATCTACATTGCTGTAAATCTGCAGTTTCCAAAACATTGTATGTTTTTGCCAGCATTTCAAGCCATCTGTGGCACATTTTCTAAAGAGCTGGTAAACACTGTGGCCCTGTGGGCTGTGCATGCTTGGAAAAACCTACATCTCTTCTAACATATACGCATGACGCCCTAG
Encoded proteins:
- the arhgef38 gene encoding rho guanine nucleotide exchange factor 38 isoform X3, which translates into the protein MDSNEASGSEKEKEKEKVIKRRNRPVFLRYLERRKTDTIVADDSTKGEINLGTLVRRSQSDKTEYSAKLKEKMTPHDLSTPPSPALDPEEVRLRKMNRRAKVIQELVQTEKDYLTDLELCIREVVQPLRNLQVVDVDRLFTNMETLCEVSAALLHRLHEAMADPDLEAVVIGEVFIQAKAALEDVYKIYCYHHDDANMSLKSYEKEEEIKQHFATCVLALK